Proteins encoded by one window of Halichondria panicea chromosome 8, odHalPani1.1, whole genome shotgun sequence:
- the LOC135339371 gene encoding ankyrin repeat domain-containing protein 13B-like isoform X1 yields MYVAKAWQGAAEAARDTTIQIAAMNTPHFAKVKDFINLQMPSGFPVRFEIPLMSAKVTFGNVNSHSEPVPHVSLRTEERREDPVPVYTPTGPISLATTEGGLVKQRHERAAGGSSVDPEDTTPADSAVDMGSSTVQTQEVCTISEECFQVPPTYRRLNTGSYSMANEEEELLQLAIRQSLLEQGEGDPEEQLSLREALGD; encoded by the exons atgtatgtTGCCAAGGCCTGGCAGGGCGCAGCTGAGGCAGCTAGGGACACCACAATACAGATAGCA GCTATGAACACTCCCCACTTTGCCAAGGTGAAAGACTTCATCAACCTCCAAATGCCCTCAGGCTTCCCTGTCAGATTTG AGATTCCTTTGATGTCTGCCAAGGTGACCTTTGGTAATGTCAATAGTCACAGTGAGCCTGTCCCTCACGTGTCACTACGTACTGAGGAGAGGAGGGAAGATCCCGTACCTGTGTACACGCCCACTGGTCCCATATCCTTGGCAACGACGGAAGGTGGCCTGGTCAAGCAGCGACATGAACGTGCTGCTGGTGGTAGTAGTGTAGACCCTGAGGACACAACACCAGCTGACTCAGCTGTAGACATGGGAAG ctccactGTACAGACCCAGGAGGTGTGCACCATCTCTGAGGAGTGTTTCCAAGTCCCGCCCACCTACCGACGACTCAACACGGGCTCCTACTCCATGGCTAACGAAGAGGAGGAGCTGTTACAGCTGGCCATACGACAGAGCCTCCTGGAGCAGGGGGAAGGGGACCCGGAGGAACAGCTGAGCTTGAGGGAGGCACTAGGGGACTAG
- the LOC135339365 gene encoding uncharacterized protein LOC135339365 has protein sequence MNKVVNIVVLALTALVVATAATKLITGRSSRWDQMIQDHETRHKRQAGREWRTVDESCDDLGDVTRFDQLGRRNSGLLAPVANQGDCGSCWAFAAAHAVTDTRNLAAGRRLDLLSAQYTTRCATRHLGYGCCGDNPGRALLQYRDIGAVTDICRPYDQTSSRANVPKYILDDEVALKAWKERNPKTCFEACADGSAYNLGSITINSFYTGCPPLYNDDTIINALNNGHVVILGLRTSYNLRQKYKCGIYSTSPYFDDGLHAVIIVDYGTADTGTNFWVLKNSWGSDYGESGYFRVRRGRGDLQIGSYNIFIPLLSPDPALPPSEDSTAELEETCALMAVSNPFNDNSTMSAVEFALEGLVDDRRVQCPNGVAATGLSLLSFDSAGIQVVAGTMVELIVDVSLEGCGATVTKTLELTVFIDLDGIFTLTDYNIGDSSIGNTAKILTASTLLLFAMVMINLMINN, from the coding sequence ATGAACAAGGTGGTGAACATTGTTGTCCTGGCTCTAACTGCTTTGGTTGTTGCTACAGCAGCAACCAAGCTCATCACTGGACGCTCCAGTCGCTGGGACCAGATGATCCAAGACCATGAGACAAGACACAAGAGACAAGCTGGGCGAGAGTGGAGAACCGTTGATGAATCTTGTGATGATCTTGGTGATGTGACTCGGTTTGACCAGCTTGGAAGACGTAATTCTGGCCTTCTGGCTCCAGTGGCAAATCAGGGAGACTGTGGCAGCTGTTGGGCATTTGCAGCAGCTCATGCAGTGACTGATACAAGGAACCTAGCAGCTGGTAGACGATTGGACCTGCTTTCCGCTCAATACACGACTCGATGTGCAACACGTCACCTTGGGTATGGTTGCTGTGGAGATAACCCTGGAAGAGCTCTTCTACAATACCGTGACATTGGAGCTGTTACGGACATTTGTAGGCCATATGATCAAACAAGCTCCAGAGCTAATGTACCAAAATATATATTAGATGATGAAGTAGCATTGAAGGCCTGGAAAGAAAGAAATCCTAAAACATGCTTTGAAGCTTGTGCAGATGGATCAGCCTACAATCTAGGCTCAATAACAATTAACAGCTTTTACACTGGATGCCCACCACTGTACAAtgatgataccataattaatGCTCTGAACAATGGACATGTCGTGATACTAGGGTTGAGGACAAGCTACAACTTGAGGCAAAAATACAAGTGTGGTATATATTCAACATCCCCATATTTTGACGATGGACTTCATGCCGTTATAATTGTGGACTACGGAACTGCTGATACTGGAACCAATTTTTGGGTGCTCAAGAATAGCTGGGGAAGCGACTATGGAGAGAGTGGGTACTTCAGAGTTAGGAGGGGACGAGGAGACCTCCAAATTGGAAGCTACAATATATTTATTCCATTACTTTCTCCAGATCCAGCATTACCACCGTCAGAAGACTCCACTGCAGAGCTAGAAGAAACATGCGCATTGATGGCTGTTAGCAATCCATTCAATGATAACTCAACAATGAGTGCTGTCGAATTCGCACTAGAAGGTCTTGTTGACGATCGAAGAGTGCAGTGTCCCAATGGAGTAGCAGCTACTGGTCTAAGCTTGCTCTCTTTTGACAGTGCAGGTATCCAAGTGGTGGCTGGTACAATGGTGGAGTTGATCGTAGATGTGAGTCTCGAAGGATGTGGAGCGACTGTAACAAAAACTCTAGAATTGACGGTATTTATCGATCTTGATGGAATTTTCACCCTCACTGACTACAACATTGGAGACAGCAGCATCGGAAACACGGCTAAGATCCTAACTGCCTCCACACTGCTACTGTttgccatggtgatgatcAACCTCATGATCAACAATTAA
- the LOC135339361 gene encoding uncharacterized protein LOC135339361 isoform X1 has product MSSMSVEAMKVDEVSQMLKDKGVPDKFCEVFEENFVDGEAFKCIKESDIKEMVPPIGIVKKILRIQNDCFTLPALPSPSSLNPLNPERGDDDISIGSSSSIWSSSESPPSEASTMPRARDREILTIPTSWRPEIQDCITDEMLDISARNEIVRTLVNILFTCYSSPTRAQCSSLARRLILQYGFMKDDQGSGYQTWEDKMVERVRNVIKCARKKRDREDSSCPKQKKQKLPLKRGQLLRRYPIGVTRPIEDIGSFGEHMKALSIEMEKANPRDTIILPLMKSTYSKRRTFIEAEAVSVQEVLKECHAALKRPAALEQEMGLVTGCHDVKQTFINNWKLFVPAIMRYARKNKGKKGLSTIFETLDDTVERHADLGPLSFLGVLVAKMLDDALIYLYQEFSMDTSLTDAIQREPVRNSPRIIALCGAEITQYFVVVERIVLCEAPSIPSALFYTFSAYYVFNLEYPKKAAGIFYFLQDYILAYPDSLKRPATYLSVVSDIKSQVKR; this is encoded by the exons ATGAGTTCAATGTCCGTGGAAGCGATGAAGGTGGATGAAGTTTCCCAGATGCTGAAAGACAAGGGTGTTCCTGACAAGTTTTGTGAAGTGTTTGAAG AAAACTTTGTTGATGGAGAAGCGTTTAAATGCATAAAAGAATCTGACATCAAGGAGATGGTGCCTCCAATTGGAATTGTGAAAAAGATTCTAAGGATTCAAAACGATTGTTTCACCTTACCTGCTCTACCCTCACCTTCTTCTCTCAATCCTCTCAATCCTGAACGTGGTGATGATGATATCTCGATCGGCTCAAGTTCCTCTATCTGGTCAAGTTCTGAGTCGCCCCCGTCGGAAGCTAGCACCATGCCTAGAGCACGCGACAGAGAAATATTGACTATACCAACTTCTTGGCGTCCTGAAATCCAGGATTGCATAACGGATGAAATGCTAGATATTTCTGCGAGAAACGAGATAGTACGCACCCTTGTCAACATTCTCTTCACCTGTTACTCTTCCCCAACTCGGGCGCAGTGTTCTTCCTTAGCTCGAAGACTTATTTTACAATACGGCTTCATGAAGGATGACCAGGGGAGTGGATAT CAAACCTGGGAGGACAAAATGGTTGAGCGTGTAAGAAATGTGATCAAATGTGCTCGAAAAAAGAGAGACAGAGAAGATTCTTCTTGTCCTAAACAGAAGAAACAAAAACTGCCTTTAAAACGAGGCCAGCTTCTCCGGAGGTACCCAATTGGAGTGACTAGACCAATAGAAGACATTGGAAGCTTTGGTGAACATATGAAAGCGTTGTCAATAGAAATGGAAAAGGCTAATCCCAGAGACACTATCATTCTTCCCTTGATGAAGTCTACCTACTCAAAAAGAAGAACATTTATCGAGGCTGAAGCAGTGTCTGTGCAAGAGGTACTGAAAGAATGCCATGCAGCACTAAAACGGCCAGCTGCT CTGGAACAGGAAATGGGGCTAGTGACGGGGTGTCATGATGTCAAGCAAACCTTCATTAATAACTGGAAGTTATTTGTTCCAGCAATCATGAGGTATGCTAGGAAGAATAAGGGGAAAAAAGGACTCTCAACTATATTTGAAACCCTTGATGACACTG TTGAAAGGCATGCAGATCTTGGCCCATTGAGCTTTTTAGGAGTTTTAGTGGCTAAAATGCTAGATGATGCCCTTATCTATCTTTATCAAGAATTTTCAATG GATACATCTCTTACAGATGCCATTCAAAGAGAGCCCGTTAGAAACTCCCCAAGAATTATTGCTCTTTGTGGCGCAGAAATAACACAATACTTTGTCGTTGTTGAGAGAATTGTTTTGTGTGAAGCTCCATCGATCCCAAGTGCTCTGTTCTATACGTTTTCAGCCTACTATGTGTTTAACTTGGAGTACCCGAAAAAAGCTGCTGGAATATTTTATTTCCTACAAGACTATATTCTTGCATATCCTGATTCACTTAAACGGCCTGCTACATACCTGTCTGTGGTCTCAGATATCAAAAGCCAAGTTAAACGATAA
- the LOC135339361 gene encoding uncharacterized protein LOC135339361 isoform X2, whose protein sequence is MSSMSVEAMKVDEVSQMLKDKGVPDKFCEVFEENFVDGEAFKCIKESDIKEMVPPIGIVKKILRIQNDCFTLPALPSPSSLNPLNPERGDDDISIGSSSSIWSSSESPPSEASTMPRARDREILTIPTSWRPEIQDCITDEMLDISARNEIVRTLVNILFTCYSSPTRAQCSSLARRLILQYGFMKDDQGSGYQTWEDKMVERVRNVIKCARKKRDREDSSCPKQKKQKLPLKRGQLLRRYPIGVTRPIEDIGSFGEHMKALSIEMEKANPRDTIILPLMKSTYSKRRTFIEAEAVSVQEVLKECHAALKRPAALEQEMGLVTGCHDVKQTFINNWKLFVPAIMRIHLLQMPFKESPLETPQELLLFVAQK, encoded by the exons ATGAGTTCAATGTCCGTGGAAGCGATGAAGGTGGATGAAGTTTCCCAGATGCTGAAAGACAAGGGTGTTCCTGACAAGTTTTGTGAAGTGTTTGAAG AAAACTTTGTTGATGGAGAAGCGTTTAAATGCATAAAAGAATCTGACATCAAGGAGATGGTGCCTCCAATTGGAATTGTGAAAAAGATTCTAAGGATTCAAAACGATTGTTTCACCTTACCTGCTCTACCCTCACCTTCTTCTCTCAATCCTCTCAATCCTGAACGTGGTGATGATGATATCTCGATCGGCTCAAGTTCCTCTATCTGGTCAAGTTCTGAGTCGCCCCCGTCGGAAGCTAGCACCATGCCTAGAGCACGCGACAGAGAAATATTGACTATACCAACTTCTTGGCGTCCTGAAATCCAGGATTGCATAACGGATGAAATGCTAGATATTTCTGCGAGAAACGAGATAGTACGCACCCTTGTCAACATTCTCTTCACCTGTTACTCTTCCCCAACTCGGGCGCAGTGTTCTTCCTTAGCTCGAAGACTTATTTTACAATACGGCTTCATGAAGGATGACCAGGGGAGTGGATAT CAAACCTGGGAGGACAAAATGGTTGAGCGTGTAAGAAATGTGATCAAATGTGCTCGAAAAAAGAGAGACAGAGAAGATTCTTCTTGTCCTAAACAGAAGAAACAAAAACTGCCTTTAAAACGAGGCCAGCTTCTCCGGAGGTACCCAATTGGAGTGACTAGACCAATAGAAGACATTGGAAGCTTTGGTGAACATATGAAAGCGTTGTCAATAGAAATGGAAAAGGCTAATCCCAGAGACACTATCATTCTTCCCTTGATGAAGTCTACCTACTCAAAAAGAAGAACATTTATCGAGGCTGAAGCAGTGTCTGTGCAAGAGGTACTGAAAGAATGCCATGCAGCACTAAAACGGCCAGCTGCT CTGGAACAGGAAATGGGGCTAGTGACGGGGTGTCATGATGTCAAGCAAACCTTCATTAATAACTGGAAGTTATTTGTTCCAGCAATCATGAG GATACATCTCTTACAGATGCCATTCAAAGAGAGCCCGTTAGAAACTCCCCAAGAATTATTGCTCTTTGTGGCGCAGAAATAA
- the LOC135339363 gene encoding uncharacterized protein LOC135339363: MNKVNIVVLALTALVVATAATKLITGRSSRWDQMIHDHETRHKRQTGREWRTVDESCDDLGDVTRFDQLGRRNSGILAPVADQGGCGSCWAFAAAHAVSDTRNIAAGRQLDLLSAQYTTRCAAAPIKSGYGCCGGNTVRALRHYRDTGVVTDVCLPYISSSSKPLDGIAKDNFAWKANNALTCFSECADRSNFNPQAITIDSYYATSTYTDDTIINALNNGQAVKASIKTNMDLKQYKCGVLTTTPPALTEKSTHSVTIVDYGSTDTEVDFWVIKNSWGSNRGESGYYRVRRGEGDLGIGRYPIAFPLLSPESTTPSSDFTAENEETCAAEDVTNPQNNDITMSAVDFALQGLVDNQQVQCPNGVAATGLSLVSFDDADVQVVAGMVVELIVQTSLEGCGATVTRRLTLTVFINLDGMFTLTAYNIGDTIENTAKILTASMLLLFAMVMINLVINK; encoded by the coding sequence ATGAACAAGGTAAACATTGTTGTCCTGGCTCTAACTGCTTTGGTTGTTGCTACGGCAGCAACCAAGCTCATCACTGGACGCTCCAGTCGCTGGGACCAGATGATCCATGACCATGAGACAAGACACAAGAGACAAACTGGGCGAGAGTGGAGAACCGTTGATGAATCTTGTGATGATCTTGGTGATGTGACGCGGTTTGACCAACTAGGAAGACGTAATTCTGGCATTCTGGCTCCAGTGGCAGATCAGGGAGGCTGTGGTAGCTGTTGGGCATTTGCAGCAGCTCATGCAGTGTCTGATACAAGGAACATAGCAGCTGGTAGACAATTGGACCTGCTCTCCGCTCAATACACTACCCGATGTGCCGCCGCACCAATAAAGAGTGGGTACGGTTGCTGTGGAGGTAACACTGTGAGAGCTCTAAGACACTATCGTGACACTGGGGTTGTTACAGACGTTTGTTTGCCATATATTTCAAGCAGCTCAAAACCACTGGACGGAATTGCAAAAGATAACTTTGCCTGGAAAGCAAATAATGCCCTAACTTGTTTTTCAGAATGTGCAGATAGATCAAACTTCAATCCACAAGCAATAACAATTGACAGCTACTACGCCACGTCAACTTACACTGATGACACCATAATAAATGCTCTGAACAATGGACAGGCAGTGAAAGCTTCGATTAAGACAAACATGGACTTAAAACAATACAAGTGTGGTGTCTTGACAACAACACCCCCAGCTTTGACAGAGAAGTCTACCCATTCTGTTACAATTGTGGACTACGGGAGCACTGACACTGAAGTCGATTTTTGGGTGATTAAGAATAGCTGGGGAAGCAATCGTGGAGAGAGTGGGTACTACAGAGTGAGGAGAGGAGAAGGAGACCTCGGAATTGGACGCTATCCCATAGCCTTTCCATTACTTTCCCCAGAATCAACAACACCATCATCAGATTTTACTGCAGAAAACGAAGAAACATGCGCAGCAGAGGATGTTACCAATCCACAAAACAATGACATTACAATGAGTGCAGTCGACTTCGCACTACAAGGTCTCGTTGACAATCAGCAAGTCCAGTGCCCCAATGGAGTAGCAGCCACTGGTCTAAGCTTGGTCTCTTTTGATGATGCTGATGTTCAAGTGGTGGCTGGTATGGTGGTGGAGTTGATTGTTCAAACAAGCTTAGAAGGATGTGGAGCAACTGTAACAAGACGTCTAACTTTGACAGTGTTTATCAATCTCGACGGAATGTTTACCCTCACAGCCTACAACATTGGAGACACCATCGAAAACACGGCTAAGATCCTAACTGCCTCTATGCTGCTACTGTttgccatggtgatgatcAACCTCGTGATTAACAAGTAA
- the LOC135339371 gene encoding ankyrin repeat domain-containing protein 13B-like isoform X2 codes for MAMNTPHFAKVKDFINLQMPSGFPVRFEIPLMSAKVTFGNVNSHSEPVPHVSLRTEERREDPVPVYTPTGPISLATTEGGLVKQRHERAAGGSSVDPEDTTPADSAVDMGSSTVQTQEVCTISEECFQVPPTYRRLNTGSYSMANEEEELLQLAIRQSLLEQGEGDPEEQLSLREALGD; via the exons ATG GCTATGAACACTCCCCACTTTGCCAAGGTGAAAGACTTCATCAACCTCCAAATGCCCTCAGGCTTCCCTGTCAGATTTG AGATTCCTTTGATGTCTGCCAAGGTGACCTTTGGTAATGTCAATAGTCACAGTGAGCCTGTCCCTCACGTGTCACTACGTACTGAGGAGAGGAGGGAAGATCCCGTACCTGTGTACACGCCCACTGGTCCCATATCCTTGGCAACGACGGAAGGTGGCCTGGTCAAGCAGCGACATGAACGTGCTGCTGGTGGTAGTAGTGTAGACCCTGAGGACACAACACCAGCTGACTCAGCTGTAGACATGGGAAG ctccactGTACAGACCCAGGAGGTGTGCACCATCTCTGAGGAGTGTTTCCAAGTCCCGCCCACCTACCGACGACTCAACACGGGCTCCTACTCCATGGCTAACGAAGAGGAGGAGCTGTTACAGCTGGCCATACGACAGAGCCTCCTGGAGCAGGGGGAAGGGGACCCGGAGGAACAGCTGAGCTTGAGGGAGGCACTAGGGGACTAG
- the LOC135339357 gene encoding uncharacterized protein LOC135339357, giving the protein MSSLRQKHCPLCSFEPPTIALLLSHLRLVHSNDPRFLVTCGINGCTVTSKSFSALYSHVYRRHPEFCIRRKTPQLLPQTEPEISGDDHSGMTPLPEFVSSDINRLTGTDTKIRCRSSALLILKLKETRNVSQVAVNDMIDSSITQYDETVSMILAGIRSQLADKGLDPNDFDFDTPLNGIGHPFTGLETKYKQDKYFKEQLNFIEPVEVQVGTPKYVRQFTGEKSRFVSRYSSYHYVPLLPTLKSLLEDPTVIEQIDDFPLRVRNDGIFEDFCDGNLFKSHPLFSSDPYALQIIAYFDELEICNPLGSHIKKHKVGIFFFSLGNIHPKFRSSLRAMNLVIVCSKPVLEEHGLDVIMEPFIRDLNVLATTGISVLVNGTERVFKGALLTFLADNLASNELGGFKLSFSFSFRFCRTCLLKNDEMSQYVTCVGLVDRSLALHEEQCKQLVGPTRSHYSKTYGINRRSALLNVTHFSMFGGGLPHDIMHDILEGIAPMEIKLLLKHCISEKLLTLDQYNKRLVDFNYGYSDCDKPIPITSSHFQTDRSLRSSSSQMLLLLYILPFLIGDKIPEGDGYWKCFLLLRKIVDIVLCPCASENTAFSLRILIEEHHTAFITLYTGRFIPKMHFLLHYPAQILQIGPMVRSWTIRHEAKLYFFKKATITSSFKNITLSLANHHQRLMCYEMSTSRLICSSFECGPAKSPTLFKNERSDIQDHIIREVPNITMDTVLHRPNWVRQDRVQYKSNNAYIIVGTDGLDPCFAYIDELIVVGGDLLFFLVRLCDMLYFDDHYHAYVIKITSQQSIYTKLLDRNVYHSHILSDGLRYITLKHFFMS; this is encoded by the exons ATGTCAAGTTTGAGGCAAAAACACTGTCCTTTGTGTTCATTCGAACCACCAACTATTGCTCTGCTACTAAGCCATCTACGATTGGTTCATTCTAATGATCCTAGGTTTCTCGTTACCTGTGGAATCAATGGCTGCACCGTAACTTCAAAAAGTTTTTCTGCCCTATACTCCCATGTTTACAGGCGTCATCCAGAGTTTTGTATCAGACGTAAGACCCCCCAACTCCTTCCACAAACAGAGCCTGAGATCAGTGGTGATGATCACAGTGGAATGACTCCTCTTCcag AGTTTGTTTCTAGTGACATTAATCGGCTTACTGGAACAGACACAAAAATTCGATGCCGTTCTAGTGCCCTACTAATTCTCAAGCTAAAGGAAACACGAAATGTGTCTCAAGTAGCAGTCAATGATATGATTGACAGCAGCATAACCCAATATGATGAAACCGTATCAATGATACTTGCTGGCATTCGTTCTCAACTGGCAGATAAGGGATTAGACCCTAATGACTTTGATTTCGACACTCCTCTTAATGGTATAGGTCATCCCTTCACTGGACTTGAAACAAAATATAAGCAGGACAAGTATTTCAAAGAACAGCTTAACTTTATT GAACCAGTGGAAGTGCAAGTTGGGACGCCAAAGTATGTCAGACAATTCACAGGGGAAAAGTCTCGCTTTGTCTCTAGGTATAGTTCATATCATTACGTTCCCCTTTTACCAACTCTCAAGAGCCTTCTAGAAGACCCTACCGTTATAGAGCAAATAGATGATTTTCCGTTACGAGTTCGTAATGATGGTATATTTGAAGATTTTTGTGATGGAAATTTGTTCAAGAGTCATCCTTTATTCTCAAGTGATCCATATGCCTTACAAATTATTGCATATTTTGACGAATTGGAAATTTGTAATCCCTTGGGATCGCATATCAAGAAGCATAAAGTGGGTATTTTTTTCTTTTCATTGGGAAACATTCATCCTAAATTTCGGTCGTCACTGAGAGCTATGAATTTGGTGATTGTTTGTTCAAAGCCTGTTTTAGAAGAGCATGGGCTAGATGTTATCATGGAACCATTTATTCGTGATTTGAATGTGTTAGCAACTACTGGCATTAGTGTACTTGTAAATGGGACTGAGCGTGTATTTAAGGGTGCTTTGCTTACGTTTTTGGCTGACAATCTTGCAAGTAATGAACTAGGTGGATTCAAGCTTTCTTTTTCCTTCTCGTTTCGTTTCTGTCGAACTTGTTTGCTAAAAAATGATGAGATGTCACAGTATGTTACATGTGTTGGCTTGGTAGATCGAAGTCTTGCACTTCACGAAGAGCAGTGCAAGCAATTAGTAGGGCCAACAAGGAGTCATTATTCAAAAACATATGGTATAAACCGCAGATCAGCATTACTAAATGTCACTCATTTCTCTATGTTCGGTGGTGGATTGCCGCATGACATCATGCATgacattcttgaaggtattgCACCAATGGAAATCAAGCTTTTGCTGAAACACTGTATATCTGAAAAGTTATTAACTCTTGACCAGTACAACAAAAGACTAGTTGATTTTAACTACGGTTATTCTGATTGCGATAAACCAATACCTATTACGAGTAGTCACTTTCAAACTGACAGATCACTGCGTAGCTCTTCATCTCAAATGTTATTGTTGCTATATATCTTACCTTTCCTTATTGGTGATAAGATACCTGAGGGGGATGGTTATTGGAAGTGTTTTTTACTTTTGCGAAAGATCGTGGACATCGTGCTTTGTCCGTGTGCATCAGAAAACACAGCATTCAGTCTGAGGATTCTGATTGAAGAGCACCATACAGCATTCATCACCTTGTACACAGGACGCTTCATTCCAAAAATGCACTTCCTTCTGCATTACCCTGCCCAAATCCTACAAATTGGTCCAATGGTCAGAAGCTGGACTATTCGCCATGAAGCAAAGCTATATTTTTTCAAAAAAGCGACTATTACATCTAGCTTCAAAAACATTACACTATCATTAGCCAATCATCACCAAAGATTAATGTGTTACGAAATGTCTACATCTAGACTTATTTGTTCTTCTTTCGAATGTGGTCCTGCAAAATCGCCGACTTTGTTTAAAAATGAAAGATCAGACATTCAAGATCACATAATTAGGGAAGTGCCTAATATTACTATGGATACAGTGCTGCATCGTCCTAATTGGGTTCGTCAAGATAGAGTTCAATACAAAAGCAACAATGCTTACATTATTGTAGGAACTGATGGCCTTGATCCCTGTTTTGCTTACATCGACGAATTGATAGTAGTTGGTGGTGATCTGCTTTTTTTTCTTGTCAGGTTGTGTGATATGCTGTACTTCGATGATCATTATCATGCTTATGTCATTAAAATAACATCCCAGCAATCCATCTAtaccaaattattggatagaAATGTGTATCACAGTCACATACTCTCGGATGGACTTCGCTATATCACATTGAAACACTTTTTTATGTCATAA